The genomic segment CTACCGGAGCATTGCGCAAAATAGCAGTATGATCTTCAAGCAAGACATTGTATTTCAGCTGAATAGATGATAGTTGATTCAAGTTGTTCTCGTTAGGAAACAACCGCTAAGCCTAATATTATCACCGCATTGAAATAAACTTTACACTGAACACGTTTATAACGTTTAAATCGAAAACGCCGTTATAGCAGGCTTTGCTATGGCAGATATGAACGCAACTACTGTCGATATGTCGTTATATATGTACGTTTACAAGTTAGAATATACAAGATGGGCAGTGTTTACATTATGGCTTGTGACTTTTCTTATTGGTGTTCCGGGCAATCTGATGATTGTGTCCGTTTACTGGGCAAGCGGGATTAAGACAAGCACCCGGGTGTTCATTGGTTCCCTTGCTGTGGCCGATCTCCTGATGTGTTTGTTAAAGTTTGCGGACGCAATAGTAATCGCATCTGTACGTGATTTTTTAGCTTACGACCTTGACAGTTCTATTTACTTTTTGGGTGTTGGGCTGCTGTACTCGACGGCATTGTTAACGACGGCGATCGCGTTCGACCGATTTGACGCCGTATGTCGTTCCTTACGGCGCACAATGACGCTCCTAAGGGCGAAAGTAGTCTCCGCTCTGTgctttgttgttggttttatcGGCATAATTCCAGAGGTGGTGCTGAAAATCCAAACCGACCGCAACGGAGAAGTTGACACTTTCGACCAGGCGATCGTGAAAGCGATACCGCTTTCAATTTACGCCACTTCGCTTCTGATCGTCACTGTTTTGTACTCTGGTATCTTTGTGTTTTTACGAAAACGGGAACAAGTTGAGTCGCGTGAGGTGGTTCCCCACACCATGCAACATGGAGTACGTTTAAGCAAAGCTGGTCCTCTTGTTGAGGAACGTGTTTCGTATATTGCCGACAACGTTGCGTCAGACGCACGCGATCCAGGGGCAGTATGGGCCGCCAAACGGCCCGACGTCGGTGGAGCGTCCCTCCCATCAACTAAAAACTCACAAGGCTCAAATGAAGCTTACAGCGTCGCCTCAACTAGCACACAACGCTCGGAGACTGACCGGTGCAAAGCTCATCGCCGTCCTGGCGGCACAAACCAGGCTCGCACAACAAGAATGTTGTTAATCACAACTCTTACGTTTTTCATTCTGTGGTTTCCGTTTGCTTGTCTGAAGGTCTACGCCCTCGGAACCTTGTTCACGGACTTTCAGAAGTCTCACCATCACGCCAACTTAGTCTCTGCGTTGTTTGTTCTAAAAGACATCACCTTTCTGAACAGTATCATCAATGTGTTTATATATGGCACGGCGAATAGGCGCTTTCGACTCGAATCTGAACGCGTGGTGAAAAACATCAGAGCGAGGTTCGGGTGAAACGTCACAGATACAAAGCTGCTTTCATTTTCCTAATAATGCATTAACCATCATTTTGTCCTCGCTACTTTTCACTGATTGGTTTGTTGCCACCCCATTATTTGTAGATTAATAGCTTTCTTTGGCTGTAATCCTCCTGCTTTGTTCTTGACGCCTTCCCTCAATTTATTAATCCTCTTTTTTTGTATACTGTAATATGgatatgtttgtgtttgtgcttaaaggcagttgacactattggtaactgtcaaagcctagccttctcacttggtgtatctcaacataagcataaaagcacaaacctgtgaaaatttgagctcaatcggtcatcaaagttgcgagataataatgaaagaaaaaacacccttgccacacgaagttacgtgcgtttagatggttgatttcgagacctcaagttctaaatcggaggtctcgaaatcacggtcggccatttatcggagtcatttgactcccataaatgaccgaccatgctagtcgacgaagtaaaaggaaaacagtgcaatttgaaggcatgtttgtgtggatcattgtattctacttttacaacatctttctacccatataacatcataacaaacggctacaaactcttttcaaagaccaactcgaccgatccaaggtaacgggTTTTTTAGGTAGACACTATGCGAAGCTCCGGTTTGGGTCGGAAGCTAAGGCCATGTCTCCTACTTGTTTTAACcattataaataaaaaggtTGCTGGAATTGTTGGTTTAGTACCaatgtttttaattgtaaaacGTACAAATGAGTGACTGGTTTGATGTTAGGCTCTGTAAAAAAATCCTGCGTATTACTATTATAATTGTTGATCATCCACCCTTTCATTACTGACAATCcttttgtcctcgccactttactcctattggttcatagcaaccatgtgtttataaaatataaactttgattggctacaATTTCCCCGCTTTTTCTGGATCCCTTTCCTTACTCCCTTGCTCATCTTGTTTGCTTTGGATATAgtttatgtttgtgtttgtgtttgtgtatgCCTTTGACAAAAGTCTGAtgtggatcgaaagctaaggccatctcccCTACTACTAGTTAtgatatattatattatatattgtgtgtaatttttaaaggcagtggacactattggtaattactcaaaatatttattagcataaacccttacttggtaacgagtaatgggaagaggttggtagtataaaacattgtgaggaacggctccccctgaagttgagtagttttcgagaaagaagtaattttcccacgaatttgatttcgagacctcatatttagaatttgaggtctcgaaatcaagcatatgaaagcacacaacttcgtgtgacaagggtggtttttcttaatatctggcaacttcgaccaccgattgagctcaaattttcacaggtttattattttgtgcattatggtgagatacaccaagtgagaagactggcttttgacaattaccaatagtgtccactgaagTCCCCCGCTTTTGTCTGGATACAATCCCTTCATACTTTTTCCTGTTTGCTATAAATGGATATAGTTTATGTTCGTGAAGAGGGTCCGGTTTGGGTCGAAAGCTCAGCCCCTGTTTTTAACTAGTTTTATGTCATATATTCTCTTATTTATGTATTATATGTTAGTATACCTTTTGTGTACATTTCCCGTAATTTCCATAAAAATATCTAGACTTTGAGCCCGAATATCACTATATTTACACGCTTCCAGAGGGCCGTGGAAAACTACCGGTTACTACAGTATGCAAATGATGTAAACAAACCAAGGGTCACTGGGTAATCTATTTTATGATTTCTAATTCATAAACTATTTTCAGTTATCAataatcatttacacatcagaGGAGTAtgcacgtttttttttattaaagaggACAGACACTTTGAGAAGGGTTTACAGCAGATTTGACAAAGCATCTTCGGATGGATTATTGCTCCTGAGTTATTGTTGTCTTCAATCAAAAATCATTTAGGCGAGTTTGAGGTTCGGGAAAGATAATTTTGTAAAACCATTTCACAAATTATCATCTACTGCTTCAGAAAGATTTTCCCAGTTTGATATTTTGGAGGTAAGAATTGTTGTGAGTAATCACTTTACTGTATATCGATTTCATCATTATTACACATACAAATTGTACTTTTAAGTAACTATCATGTTACCTATTAGCTGAATGTGTACATTATTCTCATGTATCAagtaaaactgttttgttagttGTTGTGCTATactaaaatcaaatttgtatgaTAATTTCGAAGCGGTTGTTGGCCGACCACCGTTTGAGTGTAACAAGCGTGAGTATTAAATTATGTGTCCAGACAGTGTTAAAATCGTCACCAAAGCAGAATGGACTTTACGACATAGAAAAACCAGTCCAATTGTGCTCACTGTCGAACTAAAATATAGTGTAAAATGACGCTCTAAAATATCATTAACATGTTTAAACTAATTTTAAAGGATATATTCGTGGGCAAAAACTATTGTAACCTTTATTTAAATCAATAAAACGGTAAATGCTGAATGTATACACACAAGTTAGATTTTCCAAGGAGTTATTTCTGACCCGAGGAGGGACTCAAGAGGGGGTTCAAGCCTACCCGCCACCCTTGCACGAATGGGAatcggcctccgcatgcggttagtggtagagtgcggatgacttgtgtgcacagcagtcgtacgatgtgacagtgtgtatacgggtgggtcatgcggtgtgattacacgcaccacgcacagggtatacgggtgggtttacagcggcgtcttttcggagcgaataatgcgactgcaaGGCTAATTCAGTATGCGAAATGAACACTTCGGCAGCACGCAAGACATACTTCAAAGCTGTAACTCATTATACCTATCAAGAAAATAAAGAGAAAACTGAATTGAAAACTGATAAGAAAACTTAATGgaggttgcctgtaaattgcttcATGACGTACATGCAGAGTTGTTGACTCGAGTCATGTGACTGGGACTGTAGTCAAACTCGAATCGCTATGGCCATTTTCAAACCCACggcggcttcggctttggactCGGCTTctggctccgttctctcgtctgaagtcCTGAGCGCAtagtcaaaacaaccgcggggccaagctagcctgagccgaatccgaAGCCAAAGCCATGGTTTCGTAGGGGCCTACGTTTTTTACTTGCGATTTGACTTGTAACTTTCAGCATTGACTTGTAACTTGGCTTAATAGATTTGTGAAataatgacttgtgacttgacttgcaACTTTCAGCATGGACTTATGACTATACACTTAGACTTGTGAAataatgacttgtgacttgacttagACTCGTGAAATAAAGACTTATGACTTGACTTGTGACTTTCAGCATTGACTTATGACTTGACTTAGACTTTATAAATAATAACTCATGACTTGACTTAGACTTGTGAAATAATGACTTATGACTTGACTTCGACTTTTGAAATAATGACTTGGATGACTTGACTTAGACTTGCTGCGAACTCTGGTTACATGTCATTCAGAATCACGATGGACTAGGCATGATCTGTGGCTCAACTTAAACTTACGAAATAATGACTAGTGACTTGACTTAGACTTGCTGCGACCTCTGCTGACATGACATTTTAATAGAATCAAGATCGGGACAAGTTCAGGTTCATTGTCAACAACTTTACACGCAAACAACTTGGGTATGTAAATCCTGCACAATCACAATGACTTATGAATAATTCGC from the Asterias rubens chromosome 22, eAstRub1.3, whole genome shotgun sequence genome contains:
- the LOC117305078 gene encoding cholecystokinin receptor type A-like yields the protein MADMNATTVDMSLYMYVYKLEYTRWAVFTLWLVTFLIGVPGNLMIVSVYWASGIKTSTRVFIGSLAVADLLMCLLKFADAIVIASVRDFLAYDLDSSIYFLGVGLLYSTALLTTAIAFDRFDAVCRSLRRTMTLLRAKVVSALCFVVGFIGIIPEVVLKIQTDRNGEVDTFDQAIVKAIPLSIYATSLLIVTVLYSGIFVFLRKREQVESREVVPHTMQHGVRLSKAGPLVEERVSYIADNVASDARDPGAVWAAKRPDVGGASLPSTKNSQGSNEAYSVASTSTQRSETDRCKAHRRPGGTNQARTTRMLLITTLTFFILWFPFACLKVYALGTLFTDFQKSHHHANLVSALFVLKDITFLNSIINVFIYGTANRRFRLESERVVKNIRARFG